The Humulus lupulus chromosome 3, drHumLupu1.1, whole genome shotgun sequence genome window below encodes:
- the LOC133825503 gene encoding uncharacterized protein LOC133825503, with the protein MDVDHEEEDKNKENTEDKKKTHKRTRGIVRLTKIIADKIKGIKRHLRFNSRGQSIETPNRELQCYLGMQAKIMVPINIDNWREVPKSILDSLWKDVNLAFHLDENMRKNIIGSVGNKWRQFKCNLNKKFIVPYLNDPSLLEANPRGLDKPPPSYHIEETHWKEFVKRRTSKEFQDFRKLQQERRNLLQYPHRTSRHSYTELEADLQAKWGTTEQIDRSILWKGARKDSSGNYVTERDKVKGEAIISCKMLNDFWEEIEKLKESFMSKLEELSTKMAHIQANFGSHSSFGSHSRVNTIEVEAPIDTAPEVKAPIDTTPDVEAPIDTAPEVKAPIDTTPDVEAPIDTTPEVEVLMDTTPVVEAHVDTSTLYETPTPSPSIHSEPLKKDVKCKLYVGQGGDVVALGRVVATKGNAHGKSLAPSNYHVVVDRCLDGSAKLPVSVGDEMTLVVHAINSYVAWLSHLIITYDHEHEPKRLKRKRISAACLPTQDLKHPPQHLPTTQEEAGSSMASKSPIIFKVPTGLPMFFKILLGSVKYVEPGFMIDILMEINIMGEQYTLYISHEDIVHFGLMEEIDASCISFYISIIYSELCDREISHFFGFIEPSWSSRIGTNMDNRAEIISERINNTVMGQTWLMPYHFLRHWMLVIIDPDDHTCYYLDPLRKSPPNDLKNLMNNVSSHIKRKTGRNEKNYKWKIVNCPRQTLSVECGFYIIRMMNDYCLNETPMRWLTSNCGGKNTYTLGEINETRNEWAAKLLERMSHS; encoded by the exons ATGGATGTTGACCACGAGGAGGAGGATAAGAATAAAGAGAACACGGAAGATAAAAAGAAAACACATAAGCGGACACGAGGCATAGTGCGATTAACGAAGATCATAGCAGATAAAATTAAAGGAATCAAGCGCCATTTGAGGTTCAATAGCAGGGGGCAATCGATCGAGACCCCAAACAGAGAGCTTCAATGTTATTTAGGAATGCAAGCCAAAATTATGGTGCCAATTAACATTGACAATTGGCGTGAAGTTCCTAAATCTATATTGGACAGCTTATGGAAGGATGTCAAT CTAGCTTTCCACCTAGATGAGAATATGCGAAAAAATATTATTGGCTCAGTGGGTAATAAGTGGAGACAATTCAAATGTAATTTGAACAAGAAGTTTATAGTCCCTTACCTTAATGACCCATCTCTTTTGGAAGCAAACCCTCGTGGTCTCGATAAACCTCCACCAAGCTATCATATAGAAGAAACACATTGGAAAGAATTTGTCAAGAGAAGGACATCCAAAGAGTTTCAAGAttttagaaaattacaacaagaaAGGCGTAATCTTTTACAATACCCTCATAGGACTTCACGCCATAGCTATACTGAATTGGAAGCTGATTTA CAAGCTAAGTGGGGCACAACAGAGCAAATAGATCGATCTATACTCTGGAAGGGGGCCAGAAAAGATTCTTCTGGCAACTATGTCACCGAGCGTGACAAGGTCAAGGGAGAGGCCATCATAAGTTGTAAAATGTTAAATGACTTTTG GGAAGAGATTGAAAAGTTGAAAGAATCGTTCATGTCCAAGCTTGAAGAATTATCAACCAAGATGGCACATATACAAGCTAACTTTGGTAGTCATTCTAGCTTTGGTAGCCATTCTAGAGTCAATACAATAGAAGTTGAGGCACCAATTGACACTGCTCCAGAAGTTAAGGCACCGATTGACACTACTCCAGATGTTGAGGCACCAATTGACACTGCTCCAGAAGTTAAGGCACCGATTGACACTACTCCAGATGTTGAGGCACCAATTGACACTACTCCAGAAGTTGAGGTACTGATGGACACTACTCCAGTAGTTGAGGCACATGTTGACACTAGTACTTTGTATGAGACACCTACACCTTCACCTTCTATTCATTCTGAGCCACTGAAG AAAGATGTTAAGTGCAAATTATACGTTGGGCAAGGTGGTGATGTTGTGGCTCTTGGACGGGTGGTGGCTACCAAAGGCAATGCACATGGGAAAAGTTTAGCACCTAGTAACTATCATGTGGTTGTTGATAGATGTCTAGATGGGAGTGCAAAACTACCTGTCTCAGTTGGGGATGAGATGACTCTTGTGGTTCATGCGATCAACAGTTATGTTGCTTGGCTATCGCATCTAATCATTACTTATGATCATGAACAT GAACCCAAGAGACTAAAGAGAAAGAGAATTTCAGCAGCTTGTCTGCCAACACAAGACCTAAAACATCCTCCACAACATCTTCCCACTACTCAAGAAGAGGCAGGATCAAGTATGGCTAGTAAGTCGCCAATTATCTTCAAGGTTCCCACTGGACTTCCCATGTTTTTTAAGATACTTCTGGGTTCAGTTAAGTACGTAGAACCAGGATTCATGATTGACATTCTTATGGAGATCAATATTATGGGCGAACAATATACCTTATATATCTCACATGAGGATATAGTACACTTTGGACTAATGGAAGAAATCGACGCGTCTTGCATTTCATTCTATATCag TATAATATATTCCGAGTTGTGCGATAGAGAGATATCACACTTTTTTGGTTTCATTGAGCCATCATGGTCATCGAGAATTGGGACAAATATGGATAATCGGGCTGAAATTATCTCAGAGCGTATCAATAACACAGTAATGGGTCAAACTTGGTTAATGCCATACCATTTCTT GCGTCACTGGATGTTAGTGATCATTGATCCAGATGACCATACATGTTACTATCTTGATCCACTTAGAAAATCTCCTCCAAATGATTTGAAGAACCTTATGAACAA TGTCTCTTCACACATTAAGCGAAAGACAGGAAGGaatgaaaaaaattacaagtGGAAAATAGTCAATTGCCCTCGTCAAACATTGTCAGTAGAGTGCGGCTTTTATATCATAAGGATGATGAATGACTATTGCTTGAATGAGACACCAatgcgatggctaactagtaat tgtggTGGAAAGAATACATATACACTTGGCGAAATTAATGAAACTCGAAATGAATGGGCAGCCAAGCTTCTTGAGCGGATGAGTCATAGCTAG